A portion of the Lolium rigidum isolate FL_2022 chromosome 1, APGP_CSIRO_Lrig_0.1, whole genome shotgun sequence genome contains these proteins:
- the LOC124666824 gene encoding translation factor GUF1 homolog, mitochondrial, translating to MAGAAALRRAARRAVRTLANSSAPPRTISLPERLLSSQASPEHRPRPGVSGSELGQYPPERIRNFSIIAHVDHGKSTLADRLLELTGTIQKGHGQPQYLDKLQVERERGITVKAQTATMFYKHAVETSDSLGTDTPSYLLNLIDTPGHVDFSYEVSRSLAACQGALLVVDAAQGVQAQTIANFYLAFESNLSIIPVINKIDQPTADPDNVKAQLKRLFDIDPSEALLTSAKTGQGLSQVLPAVIERIPCPPGSCDSPVRMLLLDSYYDEYKGVICHVAIVDGAMRKGDKISSAATGRTYEVFDVGIMHPELTPTGVLYTGQVGYVITGMRSTKEARIGDTLHQAKSIVEPLPGFKPVRHMVFSGVYPADGSDFEALSHAIEKLTCNDASVSVTKETSTALGMGFRCGFLGLLHMDVFHQRLEQEYGAQVISTIPTVPYIFEYGDESKVQIENPAALSLNTGKRVTACWEPTVIATIIIPSEYVGPVIMLCSERRGEQQEYTFIDAHRALLKYRLPLREIIVDFYNELKSITSGYATFDYEDSEYQKSDLVKMDILLNGQPVDAMATIIHNQKAQKVGRELVDKLKKFIERQMFEITIQAAIGSKVIARETLSAMRKNVLAKCYGGDITRKKKLLEKQKEGKKRMKRVGSVDIPQEAFHELLKVSSSK from the exons ATGGCCGGCGCCGCCGCACTCCGGCGGGCTGCCCGCCGAGCCGTCCGTACGCTAGCAAACTCTTCCGCTCCCCCACGGACGATCTCACTGCCCGAGCGCCTCCTATCCTCCCAGGCGTCGCCGGAGCACCGGCCCCGCCCCGGCGTCTCGGGGTCGGAGCTGGGGCAGTACCCACCGGAGCGGATCCGGAACTTCTCCATCATCGCGCACGTCGACCACGGAAAGTCAACGCTCGCCGACCGGCTGCTGGAGCTCACTGGCACCATCCAGAAGGGCCATGGCCAGCCTCAGTACCTCGACAAGCTGCAG GTAGAGAGAGAAAGAGGCATTACCGTCAAAGCCCAAACTGCAACTATGTTCTATAAGCATGCTGTAGAAACTTCCGACTCCCTTGGGACAGATACTCCAAGCTATTTGCTTAACCTGATTGATACTCCAGGCCACGTAGATTTCAGTTACGAGGTCTCAAGGTCCTTGGCAGCTTGCCAGGGTGCTCTTCTAGTAGTTGATGCGGCCCAAGGTGTACAGGCACAAACAATTGCAAATTTTTACCTCGCATTTGAGTCAAACCTTAGCATTATTCCTGTCATTAACAAGATTGATCAGCCTACTGCCGATCCTGATAATGTGAAGGCCCAGTTGAAGAGGTTATTTGATATCGATCCAAGTGAAGCTCTGCTGACTTCTGCCAAAACTGGTCAAGGCCTTAGCCAGGTGTTACCTGCTGTTATTGAGCGCATACCTTGTCCGCCTGGAAGTTGTGATTCACCTGTGCGAATGCTGCTCTTAGATTCATACTACGATGAATACAAAGGGGTGATCTGTCATGTTGCCATCGTTGATGGTGCGATGCGTAAGGGAGATAAGATTTCATCAGCTGCGACTGGCCGCACATATGAAGTCTTTGATGTTGGCATTATGCATCCTGAGCTTACCCCAACTGGAGTGCTTTACACTGGACAAGTTGGATATGTTATAACTGGAATGCGTTCAACTAAAGAAGCACGCATTGGCGACACTCTTCATCAGGCAAAGAGTATCGTTGAACCACTTCCTG GTTTCAAGCCTGTGCGACACATGGTCTTCTCTGGTGTATACCCAGCTGATGGTTCTGACTTTGAAGCTCTTAGCCATGCAATTGAAAAGCTAACATGTAATGATGCCAGTGTTTCTGTTACAAAAGAGACAAGCACTGCACTTGGCATGGGCTTCAG ATGTGGTTTCCTAGGATTGCTGCACATGGATGTGTTTCATCAACGGCTTGAACAA GAGTATGGAGCTCAGGTTATATCCACCATACCAACTGTTCCATATATCTTTGAGTATGGCGATGAAAG CAAAGTGCAAATTGAAAACCCTGCAGCCTTGTCTTTAAATACTGGAAAACGTGTAACGGCCTGCTGGGAGCCAACAGTCATTGCTACTATCATTATTCCTAGTGA GTATGTTGGGCCTGTAATTATGCTTTGTTCAGAAAGGAGGGGCGAGCAGCAAGAATATACGTTCATTGATGC CCATAGAGCTTTATTAAAGTACCGATTACCTTTGAGGGAGATCATTGTGGACTTCTACAATGAGTTGAAAAGCATTACATCTGGCTATGCTACTTTTGACTATGAAGATTCTGA GTATCAAAAATCTGATCTTGTTAAGATGGATATTCTACTTAATGGCCAGCCTGTTGATGCTATGGCAACTATAATCCATAACCAGAAAGCTCAGAAGGTTGGAAGAGAATTAGTGGACAAGCTCAAGAAATTTATAGAAAG GCAAATGTTTGAGATCACTATACAAGCAGCAATTGGTTCAAAGGTTATCGCAAGAGAAAC TTTGTCAGCAATGAGAAAGAATGTTCTGGCCAAGTGCTATGGTGGTGACATTACGCGCAAGAAGAAGTTGCTAGAGAAGCAAAAGGAAGGGAAGAAGCGCATGAAACGTGTAGGATCTGTCGATATTCCTCAAGAAGCATTCCATGAGCTACTGAAGGTCTCCAGTTCAAAATAG